TTGGAAAACTCGCATGAAAGCCCACCTAAATAGTAGAGGAGCAGCAGTCTAGGAGATTACACAAGATGCTACCTATACTATTCCTATGACCTGTGTTTGTCAAGATGATAATGATAGGTATTACGCCAACAACAAGGCAGTTGACATCTTGCTTTCAAGTTTGAATCGAGCTGAGTTTGATCGTGTCGAGGATCTATCTCTAGCTCATGCAATATGGTCCCGCCTGGAGAGTTTCCATGAGGGAACTAATCAGGTGAAGGCACGTCTTTTTGAGACTTACCGCCGTGAGTATGAAAATTTCTCTCATTTGCCCGGCAAGTCCACTGATGCTCTTTTTCAGCGCTTCCTTGTGATTGTGAACAAGATGAAAGCAAATATTACTTTCTTACCTTACACTGATCATGATAGAGCTTTGAAGCTTTTACACGCTTTGGATCGTGAGGTGTGGGGTATGAAGGTTGATGCTATCATCGAGTCCATAGGATATGAGACTCTTACAACAGATGTGCTTTTCTCCAAGCTGAAGTTGACTGAGGTTGACATGAAGCTTAGAACTAAACATGTGAACCTACTGATCCTCATAGTTTGGTTCTCATGTCAGGATCTGGACAGTCTTCTTCTTTAGCTAACAAAACAACCATGTCGTTTGCCTTATCTTCTTTCTTGTCTGTTTCAGAGGAGCGGCTTGAGGTCCTTGATGACGAGGAGCTTGCCTTGATCACAAGGCGGTTTATGCGCTTCAACGACAACTGTAAGAATTGGCGAAAAGGCAACAACACCTGCTTCAAGTGTGGCAAGCCTGGTCACTTCATTGCTGACTGCCCCAACAAGAACAAACTCAAGAGCGGGTACAACTACAACaaggacaagaagaagaagaagaagaagaagaagaagaagaagaagaagaagaagaagaagatgaagaagaagaagaagtacaACCGTGAGAAGAAGGAGAAGCGCAAGAAGGCCAAAGCACGTGCCTGCATCGCTTCCGACTCCGACACCGATGATCACGATGATCCAAGCTCAAGTGAGGAGGACAACAACCGCAAGGCAAAGAAGGACGCCAAGAACATCAACGGACTTTGCTTCTACATCAACGAGAAGCGCGGCGAGTACTGTTTCATGGCTCTCGATGCCGATGAGCACAAGGACAGTGACTCTGAGTCAGAAGCTGAGGTAATGCAAATTCGTGAACAACTTCTCCAAGAAGTAGATGATCTGAATGATTGCTTGCTCAATCAAGATAAATTGATCAAAAGAGCTGCTCGAGAATAATCCGAGCTGAAGATTGAGCTTGAGAAAGCCTTGCAAGAGATAGATGTTTTTAAATCTGTTCCTACTGTTGAAGATATTTCTGAATGTGATGAATGTTTTGTTCATATGGCTAGTCTAGCTTCTTTGCAATCTAAGCATGCCTCTTTGATTGATGAACTTGATAGAACTAAAAATGCTTTAGATGAAGTTAAATCTAGGCCTATGCTCCTTGGTGTCTGCAAGACCTGTCCTGCTTTACAGAGTCAATTTGATGATGCATGTGTTAGGATTAAGGACCTTGAGAAATCTCTTTCCTCTGCTTAAATCTAAGGTTCCTGTTTGTGAAGCTTGTCCTGCATATGTTGATGAACTGCATGAGCTTAAACTTGCTAAGCAAACTATTGATGATGAGACTACTTATTTGTGCACAGTTCTAAGTTGGG
The sequence above is drawn from the Panicum hallii strain FIL2 chromosome 7, PHallii_v3.1, whole genome shotgun sequence genome and encodes:
- the LOC112901677 gene encoding nucleolar protein of 40 kDa-like, translating into MRFNDNCKNWRKGNNTCFKCGKPGHFIADCPNKNKLKSGYNYNKDKKKKKKKKKKKKKKKKKKMKKKKKYNREKKEKRKKAKARACIASDSDTDDHDDPSSSEEDNNRKAKKDAKNINGLCFYINEKRGEYCFMALDADEHKDSDSESEAEVMQIREQLLQEVDDLNDCLLNQDKLIKRAARE